One Centroberyx gerrardi isolate f3 chromosome 6, fCenGer3.hap1.cur.20231027, whole genome shotgun sequence genomic region harbors:
- the LOC139927473 gene encoding alkaline phosphatase-like, with protein MAGSGIMAALLGGCCVHLLLCPVHLTTVPEREKDPQFWHDAASDFLSRRQAQTQSRATAKNIILFIGDGMGLSTVTASRILRGQLAGGLGEEYSLNMDSFPYSGLVKTYCTDVQVPDSACTATAFLCGVKTNKFLAGLSAQAVHDQCNTTKGNEVTSILRWATDAGKSVGLVTTTRVQHATPAASYGHVVTRWWYADSSMSAEARQQGCTDLAYQLVHNIPDIQVIMGGGRMYMTPEGTPDPQYPNITQYSGKRLDSLNLIDKWRELKKDKNATYVCNVTDLRQVDPQNTDYLLGLFAPKDMSFDVLRDPDVEPSLPDMVETAVKILKKNPEGFFLLVEAGRIDHGHHKSQAKLALHDTISLDEALGRTARLTNEEETLTVLTADHGHTLSLGGYTERGTDIFGFAPVVSDTDQLPYTSLLYGNGPGFSIHNNSRTNPKAHNTSATGYVQQSAVPLASETHTGEDVAVYARGPWAHLLTGTNDNTYIAHVMAHAACLGPRAGRCDSPGNAAPACPAFTLSFPLTTLLSLLIRLSV; from the exons ATGGCGGGGTCGGGCATCATGGCCGCTCTGCTGGGAGGCTGCTGTGTCCATCTACTGCTCTGTCCAGTACACCTCACCACTGTGCCAGAGAGAG AGAAGGATCCTCAGTTCTGGCACGATGCGGCCAGTGACTTTCTGTCCAGACGGCAGGCCCAGACCCAGTCCAGGGCCACAGCCAAGAACATCATTCTCTTCATTGGAGACG GTATGGGTCTGTCTACAGTCACCGCCTCCAGGATACTGAGAGGCCAGCTGGCCGGCGGACTGGGAGAGGAATACAGCTTGAACATGGACAGTTTCCCCTACAGTGGACTGGTTAAG ACGTACTGTACAGATGTGCAGGTTCCAGACAGCGCCTGCACAGCCACTGCCTTCCTCTGCGGGGTGAAAACCAACAAGTTTCTGGCGGGGCTGAGCGCCCAGGCCGTCCACGACCAGTGCAACACCACCAAGGGCAACGAGGTCACCTCCATACTGCGCTGGGCCACAGACGctg GTAAATCTGTGGGCCTGGTCACCACCACCCGGGTGCAGCACGCCACCCCGGCCGCGAGCTACGGCCATGTGGTGACCCGCTGGTGGTACGCAGACAGCAGCATGAGCGCAGAGGCCCGCCAGCAGGGCTGCACCGACCTGGCTTACCAGCTGGTCCACAACATCCCCGACATCCAG GTCATCATGGGAGGGGGCCGGATGTACATGACCCCGGAAGGAACCCCCGACCCCCAGTATCCCAACATCACCCAGTACAGCGGCAAGCGATTGGACAGTCTGAATTTGATCGACAAGTGGAGGGAGCTGAAAAAGGACAAG AATGCCACCTATGTTTGCAATGTGACCGACCTGAGGCAAGTGGATCCCCAAAACACAGACTACTTATTAG GCCTGTTTGCTCCTAAGGACATGAGCTTCGACGTGCTCAGAGACCCGGACGTGGAGCCGTCTCTACCGGACATGGTGGAAACAGCAGTGAAGATCCTGAAGAAAAACCCTGAGGGATTCTTCCTGCTGGTGGAGG CCGGTAGGATAGACCACGGCCACCACAAGAGCCAGGCCAAGCTGGCCCTCCACGACACAATCTCATTGGACGAGGCCCTGGGACGGACGGCCCGGCtgaccaatgaggaggagactCTGACGGTGCTGACAGCGGACCACGGCCACACCCTCAGCCTGGGCGGGTACACTGAGAGAGGGACCGACATATTtg GCTTTGCCCCGGTGGTCAGTGATACAGACCAGCTGCCCTACACCTCTCTGCTCTATGGGAACGGACCCGGCTTCAGCATCCACAACAACAGCAGAACCAACCCCAAGGCCCACAACACCA GTGCCACTGGCTACGTGCAGCAGTCGGCCGTCCCGCTGGCGTCGGAGACCCACACCGGCGAGGACGTGGCGGTGTACGCCAGGGGCCCGTGGGCGCACCTGCTGACCGGCACCAACGACAACACCTACATCGCCCACGTCATGGCCCACGCCGCCTGCCTGGGCCCCCGAGCCGGCCGCTGCGACTCGCCGGGCAACGCTGCACCGGCCTGTCCCGCGTTCACGCTCAGCTTCCCCCTCACCACGCTGCTTTCACTTCTGATACGCCTCTCTGTTtga